One window of Novosphingobium sp. IK01 genomic DNA carries:
- a CDS encoding VirB4 family type IV secretion/conjugal transfer ATPase: MTRFLLKHKQVAQREADDIKFIPYTRHVDDTLVALEDGSLMRMYRVDGRPFETCDIADLNTWHNKLNIAWRSIGDDRVALWTHLVRTATDPVLDGQFHSDFARKLQDRYAERLKDKVLYHNEFYVSIIVRPSNMAGDQISRLFGKRQPGAEIDERALAIMADKCRDFESLLADTNPQRLSLYEHNGVLFSQPMEVLHFILTGDRIRVPLVSGRLGQALYSSRIVFGREAAEIRLPDKSHFLGMFGVREYVASTRSGQFNSLLTLDFPYVLTQSFAPLVKSVASERFTKKYKQMVSSDDAGVSQAEELLDGVDDLMANRFVMGEHHLSIAVIDDDPRRLLDRLSIARAAAADTGMVMAREDVALEAAFWAQLPGNFKLRARPAVINSRNFAAFNPFYTFPAGRKSGNHWGEAVTLLKTRAGSSFWFNFHRADIGHTLIIGPTGAGKTVLQNFLQAQLEKTGAKQVFFDKDRGAEIFVRACGGTYLTLRNGEQTGFAPLKGLEPSHDNMAFLRRFVRVLVRREGRPLSVAEERLIDEGLDAVMRLPAASRSIGALREMLGHADAEGIGARLERWCLGGPMGWAFDGQVDEVSMAARFVGFDMTDFLENPEIRTPIMLYLFHRVDDLLDGQRVVVDIDEFWKALQDEAFSAFAQDGLKTFRKRNAFMVFGTQSPADALRSPIAHSIIEQTATKILLPNSDAKRADYCDGLGLTEAEYRLIREDLTPESRCFLIKQGNTSIVAKLDLGGMGDELSVLSGRAETLAVMEAAIARAGTDPAAWLPLFYANERRS; encoded by the coding sequence ATGACTAGGTTCCTCCTCAAGCACAAACAGGTCGCCCAGCGCGAGGCCGATGACATCAAGTTCATCCCCTACACCCGCCATGTCGATGACACACTGGTTGCGCTGGAAGATGGCTCGCTGATGCGGATGTACCGCGTGGACGGGCGCCCTTTCGAGACCTGTGACATTGCCGACCTCAACACCTGGCACAACAAGCTCAACATCGCCTGGCGCTCGATCGGTGATGATCGCGTGGCGCTCTGGACCCATCTGGTCCGCACCGCGACCGATCCGGTGCTCGACGGCCAGTTTCATTCGGATTTCGCAAGGAAGCTCCAGGATCGCTACGCCGAGCGGCTGAAGGACAAGGTGCTCTACCATAACGAGTTTTATGTGAGCATCATCGTGCGCCCCTCGAACATGGCCGGCGATCAGATCTCGCGCCTGTTCGGCAAGCGTCAGCCCGGTGCCGAAATCGACGAACGCGCCCTGGCGATCATGGCTGACAAATGTCGCGACTTCGAGAGCCTGCTGGCCGACACGAACCCCCAGCGCCTGTCGCTCTATGAGCATAATGGCGTCCTGTTCTCGCAGCCGATGGAAGTTCTGCATTTCATCCTGACGGGCGATCGTATCCGCGTGCCCTTGGTGAGTGGACGACTCGGCCAGGCCCTCTACAGCTCGCGCATCGTCTTCGGCCGGGAGGCGGCTGAAATTCGCCTGCCCGACAAGAGCCATTTCCTCGGCATGTTCGGCGTGCGCGAATATGTCGCCAGCACGCGCAGCGGCCAGTTCAACAGCCTGCTGACGCTCGATTTCCCCTATGTGCTCACGCAAAGCTTCGCGCCGCTGGTCAAGTCCGTTGCCAGCGAGCGCTTCACCAAGAAATACAAGCAGATGGTGTCCTCCGACGATGCCGGTGTCAGCCAGGCCGAGGAGCTGCTGGACGGCGTTGACGATCTGATGGCCAACCGCTTCGTCATGGGGGAACATCACTTGTCGATCGCCGTCATCGACGATGATCCGCGCCGGTTGCTCGATCGCCTGTCGATCGCCCGCGCGGCCGCCGCCGATACCGGCATGGTGATGGCGCGCGAGGATGTCGCGCTGGAAGCCGCCTTCTGGGCGCAGCTTCCCGGCAATTTCAAGCTGCGCGCCCGGCCTGCCGTCATCAACAGCCGCAATTTCGCGGCTTTCAATCCCTTCTATACCTTCCCGGCGGGTCGCAAATCCGGCAACCATTGGGGCGAGGCGGTGACGCTGCTCAAGACGCGCGCTGGCTCGTCCTTCTGGTTCAATTTCCACCGGGCCGACATCGGCCATACCCTCATCATCGGGCCGACTGGCGCCGGCAAGACGGTGCTGCAAAACTTCCTGCAAGCCCAGCTCGAAAAGACCGGGGCCAAGCAGGTGTTCTTCGACAAGGATCGCGGCGCGGAAATTTTCGTGCGCGCCTGCGGCGGCACCTATCTGACCCTCCGCAATGGCGAGCAAACCGGCTTTGCCCCGCTCAAGGGTTTGGAACCAAGCCATGACAACATGGCCTTCCTGCGTCGCTTCGTCCGCGTGCTGGTGCGCCGCGAGGGCCGTCCCCTGTCAGTCGCCGAAGAACGGCTGATTGACGAAGGCCTCGATGCCGTGATGCGCCTGCCGGCAGCGTCCCGCTCGATCGGGGCGCTGCGCGAGATGCTGGGCCATGCCGATGCCGAAGGGATCGGCGCCCGGCTCGAACGCTGGTGCCTGGGCGGCCCAATGGGCTGGGCCTTCGATGGTCAGGTCGATGAAGTGTCGATGGCCGCACGCTTCGTCGGCTTCGACATGACCGATTTCCTCGAAAATCCCGAAATCCGCACGCCCATTATGCTTTACCTTTTCCACCGCGTCGATGATCTCCTCGATGGTCAACGTGTCGTCGTGGACATCGACGAGTTCTGGAAGGCTTTACAGGATGAAGCCTTCAGCGCTTTCGCGCAGGATGGGCTCAAGACCTTCCGCAAGCGCAACGCCTTCATGGTCTTCGGCACCCAGTCCCCGGCAGACGCGCTGCGCTCCCCCATCGCCCATTCGATCATCGAGCAAACCGCGACCAAGATCCTCCTGCCCAACTCGGACGCCAAGCGCGCCGATTATTGTGATGGCCTGGGCCTCACCGAAGCGGAATATCGCCTGATCCGGGAGGATCTGACGCCGGAAAGCCGCTGTTTTCTGATCAAGCAGGGCAACACCTCGATCGTCGCCAAACTCGACCTGGGCGGCATGGGCGATGAACTCTCGGTGCTGTCGGGCCGCGCCGAAACGCTGGCCGTCATGGAGGCGGCCATCGCCCGCGCCGGGACCGATCCCGCCGCCTGGCTCCCACTGTTCTACGCCAATGAGAGGAGAAGCTGA
- a CDS encoding recombinase family protein, protein MLIGYARISKGDDQSTALQMRALKDAGCKRIFEEAASGGRWDRPELHRMLDQLRDGDVVVVWKLDRLSRSLKDLLHLLDRIEAAQAGFRSLTESIDTTTPAGRMMMQMIGSFAEFERAMIRERTKAGLDQARAEGRVGGRRPKLNPKQRAEIAESVMSGRKSAAEMARIFGVSQPTVSRIVAAAYQGANR, encoded by the coding sequence ATGCTGATCGGCTATGCGCGCATCTCCAAAGGGGACGACCAGAGTACCGCCCTGCAGATGCGTGCGCTGAAGGATGCAGGGTGCAAACGCATCTTCGAAGAGGCTGCCAGCGGCGGACGATGGGACCGACCGGAACTTCACCGAATGCTCGATCAGCTCCGCGACGGGGATGTGGTCGTGGTTTGGAAGCTCGATCGCCTATCGCGATCACTGAAGGATTTGCTGCATCTGCTCGACCGGATCGAGGCGGCGCAAGCGGGTTTCCGTTCGCTCACAGAAAGCATCGACACAACCACACCAGCGGGCCGCATGATGATGCAGATGATTGGCAGCTTTGCCGAGTTCGAGCGCGCCATGATCCGAGAGCGGACGAAGGCGGGATTGGACCAGGCACGTGCGGAGGGGCGGGTCGGCGGCCGCCGGCCAAAGCTCAATCCCAAACAACGAGCCGAGATTGCCGAAAGTGTGATGTCTGGCCGCAAATCTGCCGCCGAGATGGCCCGTATCTTCGGTGTCAGTCAACCAACTGTTTCGCGTATCGTAGCGGCAGCCTATCAGGGGGCAAATCGGTGA
- a CDS encoding toprim domain-containing protein yields MTHTPETAARQIVHDLKGTWHRKHGMVRCPAHEDARASLSVTPGRQAVLFHCFAGCTQSAIMAALRDLRLNPKVRARDLVDAAPARDLTPLITDIWGMARPVARTIAERYLNRRGIGHSCAGRFTPSAVTYENGRKLRLPALLLPMTEGRDLRALLRIFLDPDGEKARCLDGAKRTLGDTRGSIIQLGAPADVTMNLAEGFEDAESAMVLNDLPGCAAVCGVERYREITIPDHVRRVVIYSQHGKAAADGIARGHDNLTANGRLLDIVLPPPGGDWNDALVARMAIRA; encoded by the coding sequence ATGACCCATACGCCGGAAACAGCCGCGCGCCAGATTGTCCATGATCTGAAGGGCACCTGGCATCGCAAGCACGGGATGGTCCGCTGTCCTGCCCATGAGGATGCCCGAGCATCCTTGTCTGTGACGCCTGGCCGGCAAGCCGTGCTGTTCCATTGCTTTGCCGGTTGCACGCAAAGCGCGATCATGGCCGCGTTGCGGGATTTGCGGCTCAACCCGAAGGTCCGCGCCCGCGATCTTGTTGATGCCGCCCCGGCTCGCGATCTGACCCCGCTGATTACGGACATATGGGGGATGGCCAGACCGGTCGCCCGGACCATCGCCGAGCGCTATCTGAACCGGCGCGGCATCGGGCATTCTTGCGCAGGTCGGTTTACGCCCTCCGCCGTGACCTATGAGAATGGCCGCAAACTGCGTTTGCCAGCTCTTCTTCTCCCGATGACCGAAGGGCGCGATTTGCGCGCGTTGCTGCGTATATTCCTCGACCCCGATGGCGAGAAGGCGCGATGCCTCGATGGCGCGAAGCGAACGCTGGGTGATACGCGCGGAAGCATCATCCAGCTTGGCGCGCCGGCTGATGTGACGATGAACCTGGCCGAAGGGTTTGAGGACGCGGAATCTGCGATGGTTCTGAACGACCTTCCCGGTTGCGCGGCGGTATGCGGCGTTGAGCGCTATCGCGAGATCACCATTCCTGACCATGTGCGCCGGGTTGTCATCTACTCTCAGCATGGCAAGGCCGCGGCCGATGGGATCGCGCGTGGGCACGACAATCTCACCGCAAATGGTCGCTTGCTCGACATCGTGCTTCCTCCGCCAGGCGGCGATTGGAACGATGCGCTGGTGGCCCGAATGGCGATCCGGGCGTGA
- a CDS encoding helix-turn-helix domain-containing protein, whose product MELTLQSPARPAGSVIEALQAEGVSYDDIRMGLDLQEVQRKAGVPVLPLRVICGLDAPQRRNNQIGNARVLAGTPKPRGRKGGLHITRNEVWANSVRTGSDEEAEFASPLTQRMRARLVIAGKRVLKLGRKLACEARAGERALTDREMKLVCYTPSCQQILIELLDNEKFRKGWCIPAYETIMGWTGLSRSTIYRSLRTLADIGMIEWIRRFIYTQDKDVGARSTQTSNLYRFRLPDWLEKLVGLHTPLPADEEDRRSQAAEEHAAMLATLPAAERRRALPADEVDRARLVAAGLRVDLRLAAERKARECHDGLPPLIKDYIYKNGKSGIGLVGRYALP is encoded by the coding sequence ATGGAGCTTACCCTGCAATCGCCTGCCCGACCGGCAGGATCAGTGATCGAGGCGTTACAGGCCGAAGGCGTGTCCTATGATGACATTCGCATGGGGCTCGATCTTCAGGAGGTGCAGCGCAAGGCAGGGGTGCCTGTTTTGCCCTTGCGAGTTATCTGCGGGCTGGATGCGCCGCAGCGCCGCAACAACCAGATTGGCAACGCCCGCGTGCTGGCGGGCACGCCCAAGCCGCGCGGTCGTAAAGGTGGGCTCCACATCACGCGCAACGAAGTGTGGGCGAACAGCGTCCGGACGGGGAGCGATGAGGAAGCCGAATTTGCCTCGCCGCTAACGCAGCGAATGCGCGCCCGCCTGGTGATCGCCGGCAAGCGTGTCCTCAAGCTCGGCCGCAAGCTCGCCTGCGAGGCCCGCGCGGGCGAGCGGGCGCTCACCGATCGCGAAATGAAGCTGGTCTGCTACACGCCATCCTGTCAGCAGATCCTCATCGAGCTTCTCGACAATGAGAAGTTTCGCAAGGGCTGGTGTATCCCGGCCTATGAGACGATCATGGGGTGGACGGGCCTTTCGCGCAGCACGATCTATCGTTCGCTTCGAACGCTGGCCGACATCGGCATGATCGAATGGATCAGGCGTTTCATCTACACGCAGGACAAGGACGTGGGCGCGCGATCGACCCAGACCTCCAATCTTTACCGCTTCCGCCTGCCGGACTGGCTGGAAAAGCTGGTGGGCCTTCACACGCCCTTGCCTGCCGATGAAGAAGATCGGCGCTCCCAGGCTGCCGAAGAACATGCAGCCATGCTTGCGACTTTACCGGCGGCGGAACGTCGCCGCGCCCTGCCTGCCGATGAGGTTGATCGCGCAAGACTGGTCGCTGCGGGGCTGCGTGTTGATCTGCGTCTTGCCGCCGAGCGTAAGGCCCGTGAGTGTCACGATGGTCTTCCTCCTCTCATAAAGGATTATATTTATAAGAATGGGAAAAGCGGAATCGGCCTAGTCGGCCGATATGCTTTGCCCTGA
- a CDS encoding helix-turn-helix domain-containing protein: protein MAKFLRLDDVVQPAAILFGARLKKRREELGLTQAQLFEQTGITTAYISQIERAQANPTLDMMVKLAQAVGLEAWDMIRPENENQNEK, encoded by the coding sequence ATGGCCAAATTTTTGCGTCTGGATGATGTGGTCCAGCCCGCCGCTATCCTGTTCGGCGCGCGCCTCAAAAAGCGTCGAGAAGAGCTTGGTTTGACGCAAGCACAACTCTTTGAGCAAACCGGGATCACGACCGCCTATATCTCTCAGATCGAACGGGCGCAGGCCAATCCAACCCTCGATATGATGGTTAAGCTGGCGCAGGCCGTTGGCCTTGAGGCGTGGGATATGATCCGCCCCGAGAACGAGAATCAGAACGAAAAATAA
- a CDS encoding muramidase, whose product MAKAIHLCAAGLSTATLQPENSENLYAVVIHSGAQLLHQPDNSADAQATVRDLLALGADFDAGPLAINGRDFASYGVTSASVFDPCALSHVDDAPGSIAASSTPTVSTIAALVHQAFGARITDTLRPVNASYGALHSWHKVGQAVDFVPAGGVLSITRAQIRALMAARGIRLLELLGPGDPGHSNHWHVAFARPGQVIDHIRQQEGDEDWIVAPTSDGAVPTTTLANADAPTAPVSAPSLTAKAPPHWDVFALAQWRAGHGGGS is encoded by the coding sequence ATGGCCAAGGCAATTCACCTCTGCGCAGCAGGGCTGAGCACGGCCACATTACAGCCGGAAAACAGCGAAAACTTGTACGCCGTCGTCATTCACTCCGGCGCTCAACTCCTTCACCAACCTGACAATTCCGCTGATGCGCAAGCAACGGTGCGCGATCTTCTGGCGCTCGGGGCGGATTTCGACGCTGGACCGCTGGCCATCAATGGACGCGACTTCGCCAGCTACGGCGTCACGTCGGCATCTGTTTTCGATCCGTGCGCCTTGAGCCATGTCGATGATGCACCGGGGTCGATCGCCGCAAGCAGCACCCCCACCGTCTCGACGATCGCCGCGCTGGTCCATCAAGCCTTCGGTGCCCGCATCACCGACACCCTGCGCCCAGTCAACGCCAGCTATGGGGCGCTCCATAGCTGGCACAAGGTCGGCCAGGCCGTCGATTTCGTGCCGGCAGGCGGCGTGCTCTCGATCACGCGCGCGCAAATCCGCGCACTGATGGCCGCTCGCGGCATTCGCCTGCTCGAACTGCTCGGGCCGGGTGATCCCGGCCACTCCAACCATTGGCACGTCGCCTTCGCCCGGCCTGGTCAAGTCATCGACCATATCCGTCAGCAGGAGGGCGATGAGGACTGGATCGTCGCACCAACGTCAGATGGCGCGGTTCCCACCACCACACTGGCAAACGCAGATGCGCCAACCGCGCCCGTATCCGCGCCGTCTCTCACGGCCAAAGCTCCGCCCCACTGGGATGTGTTCGCCTTGGCCCAATGGCGCGCTGGCCATGGAGGTGGATCATGA
- a CDS encoding LPD7 domain-containing protein, whose amino-acid sequence MSETNSIAPTSEERPQAPDKRPAFDIPEDLANRYQIRVIEGPAEGERRIGMFIGGDTAAPALEITQERIVARREDRETIAGLVQLARHNGWEKIDVEGSPEFRKGVWEAASREGLTVGGYEPSFVERERMEILRREEAERREREAARQRSEETAARAVDTAAEVAGTAEREAAKAEPNAIARDGRDIAGSQVEPATPVEDRATLERAFERSIKALEQAGDPRAVMMRETASALVEEIYGERDKQASISPVPAQSRPHDADARHPASQEEAKRPEHEALADLFLNGSAQTISADPRLARAREAQEVMELHIAEVFPGDPTGQAAANLESRQMISDVLRRGLDVSVREPTPVRQIEPVQPPELER is encoded by the coding sequence ATGAGCGAGACCAACAGCATAGCGCCCACCAGCGAGGAGAGGCCGCAGGCCCCGGACAAGCGCCCTGCCTTCGACATTCCCGAGGATCTGGCCAATCGCTATCAGATACGGGTCATTGAGGGGCCGGCCGAGGGCGAGCGCCGGATCGGCATGTTCATCGGCGGTGACACTGCCGCCCCTGCCCTGGAAATCACGCAGGAGAGGATCGTGGCCCGCCGCGAAGATCGCGAGACGATTGCCGGCCTCGTCCAGCTCGCCCGTCATAATGGCTGGGAGAAGATCGATGTCGAGGGATCCCCCGAATTTCGCAAGGGCGTCTGGGAAGCAGCCTCGCGTGAAGGCCTGACGGTCGGCGGCTACGAACCCAGCTTTGTCGAACGCGAGCGCATGGAAATCCTGCGCCGAGAAGAGGCAGAGCGACGTGAGCGGGAAGCAGCGCGCCAGCGCAGCGAAGAGACCGCGGCGCGTGCGGTCGATACAGCGGCGGAGGTCGCCGGCACAGCCGAGCGCGAAGCCGCAAAAGCAGAACCCAACGCGATCGCTCGCGACGGCCGCGACATCGCTGGTTCGCAGGTCGAACCCGCCACGCCGGTAGAAGACCGGGCAACACTCGAACGCGCCTTTGAGCGCAGCATCAAGGCCCTCGAACAGGCTGGCGATCCACGCGCCGTCATGATGCGGGAAACCGCTTCGGCGCTGGTCGAGGAAATCTACGGGGAGCGGGACAAGCAGGCTTCTATCAGCCCCGTTCCCGCACAGTCTCGGCCCCATGATGCCGATGCGCGCCACCCTGCATCACAGGAAGAGGCAAAGCGCCCAGAACACGAAGCGTTGGCCGACCTCTTTCTCAACGGCTCGGCCCAAACCATTTCCGCTGATCCCAGGCTCGCGCGGGCGCGCGAGGCACAAGAGGTCATGGAACTTCATATCGCCGAGGTGTTCCCCGGCGATCCCACCGGCCAGGCGGCTGCCAATCTCGAAAGCCGCCAAATGATCTCGGACGTGCTGCGGCGCGGCCTTGATGTCTCGGTTCGTGAGCCGACGCCTGTTCGACAGATCGAGCCAGTCCAGCCCCCAGAATTGGAAAGGTGA
- a CDS encoding single-stranded DNA-binding protein, protein MPQNIAEFRIIGRIGKITPRDKVIYVTVAANYNRRDGDGWKSDPHWNSVVGFSNVREQIEGADKGDLVHITGRMRETSHGEGNEIAYRTELIADTFSVLAKAGGEQ, encoded by the coding sequence ATGCCGCAGAACATCGCTGAGTTTCGGATCATCGGCCGGATCGGCAAGATCACGCCGCGCGACAAGGTGATCTATGTCACCGTCGCGGCCAATTACAACCGCCGTGATGGCGACGGGTGGAAGAGCGACCCTCATTGGAACAGCGTGGTCGGCTTCTCGAATGTCCGTGAGCAGATTGAGGGTGCTGACAAAGGCGATCTGGTTCACATCACTGGACGAATGCGCGAAACCAGCCACGGGGAGGGCAACGAGATTGCCTATCGGACGGAATTGATTGCTGACACCTTCTCTGTCCTGGCAAAGGCAGGCGGCGAGCAGTAA
- a CDS encoding type IV secretion system protein VirB3 → MDKIAEDKVFLALTRPSVFMGLPLEAILPIVMVCMVFWGVMHNPFFPLAMFGALYFPARMVVHYDYNAFRLWGLWFQTIFLSKNRKFWGGGSYAPVRLGAGVKRKHFGND, encoded by the coding sequence ATGGACAAGATCGCCGAGGATAAGGTGTTTCTCGCCCTCACCCGGCCATCGGTGTTCATGGGATTGCCGCTTGAGGCGATCCTGCCGATCGTCATGGTCTGCATGGTGTTCTGGGGGGTGATGCACAATCCCTTCTTCCCCCTCGCCATGTTCGGCGCTCTCTACTTCCCGGCGCGCATGGTGGTCCATTACGACTACAACGCATTCCGCCTGTGGGGTCTGTGGTTTCAGACCATCTTCCTGTCCAAAAACCGCAAGTTCTGGGGCGGCGGGAGCTATGCTCCCGTCCGTCTCGGCGCCGGCGTGAAGCGGAAGCACTTCGGCAATGACTAG
- a CDS encoding lytic transglycosylase domain-containing protein, with amino-acid sequence MIYALAAIAELAQRCAPEIATEAVVPLVMTESGGDDLRINVNKGPRVQATTIAEGAALVRRYMAAGYTVDVGLAQVNSANFARLGASIEQVFDPCTNLRLASRILQDSYALASRSYGGLDAISATYSLYNTGSLTRGLRNGYVRRVWANAIAAGAVTTSPPLPVAPTAEIGAKSAPASQASGTEAWVVGQVTSGVEVFK; translated from the coding sequence ATGATCTATGCGCTGGCTGCCATCGCAGAACTGGCGCAGCGCTGCGCGCCTGAAATCGCCACAGAAGCGGTTGTACCGCTGGTCATGACCGAAAGCGGTGGCGATGACCTGCGGATCAACGTCAACAAAGGGCCGCGTGTCCAGGCGACGACAATCGCGGAGGGTGCGGCGCTGGTCCGCCGCTATATGGCCGCCGGCTACACGGTCGATGTCGGCCTTGCTCAGGTCAACTCTGCCAATTTCGCGCGTCTGGGTGCCAGCATCGAGCAAGTCTTTGATCCCTGCACTAACCTTCGACTTGCCTCCCGCATCCTGCAAGACAGCTACGCGCTGGCAAGCCGCAGTTATGGGGGGCTCGATGCCATTTCGGCGACCTATTCCCTGTACAACACGGGGTCGCTGACACGCGGGCTGCGCAATGGCTACGTCCGCCGCGTTTGGGCCAATGCCATTGCCGCAGGGGCCGTCACCACATCCCCTCCCCTCCCCGTGGCGCCAACGGCCGAAATCGGTGCCAAGAGCGCCCCAGCCTCACAGGCAAGCGGCACCGAGGCATGGGTCGTGGGGCAGGTCACTTCGGGCGTCGAGGTGTTCAAATGA
- a CDS encoding TrbC/VirB2 family protein, producing MKMLSIASRHTARQILTDQRARQIIGLAGALALVSLAQPALADGTSIETGLSTIKSWMTTVASVVGIIAIMAVGYAKLTGRMDWGKAVTVLIGIGIIFSASTIVGWMGGSSS from the coding sequence ATGAAGATGCTTTCGATTGCCTCCCGCCACACCGCCCGGCAGATCCTTACCGATCAGCGCGCGCGCCAGATCATTGGCCTTGCCGGTGCGCTCGCCCTTGTTTCGCTGGCACAGCCGGCCTTGGCCGATGGCACCTCGATCGAGACGGGCCTTTCCACGATCAAGTCATGGATGACGACCGTGGCCTCCGTGGTCGGCATCATCGCCATCATGGCCGTTGGCTATGCCAAGCTGACCGGCCGAATGGATTGGGGAAAAGCCGTCACTGTGCTGATCGGCATTGGTATCATCTTCTCTGCCTCCACCATCGTTGGCTGGATGGGCGGGTCGAGCAGCTAA
- a CDS encoding replication initiator protein A, which translates to MNGRAESQGELFSLDSPLLTEVRGERSLMAYPFFALTKTAWKKSLVYKTDTVSIEIGPGPRGVATIYDKEVLLYIASLLAAKSDAGEPVSQDFYFTAHDLFRVTGVNSSSRSYTRLSDALERLQGTQIKTNIEAGGEGETGFFSWLSEARLQYTKTKSGDQRLKAVRVRLCDWLYRAILRDREVLGYSPTYFQIGPVERRLYEVARASCAPGPVEMDIEELRLQLGYQNSLKHFRHALKKIADEDTIPDYRITMSESAVNTEAKRPGRRAGLTKVTILPKNSEPTC; encoded by the coding sequence ATGAACGGGCGTGCCGAGAGTCAGGGCGAGCTGTTTTCGCTCGATAGTCCGCTTCTGACCGAGGTGCGCGGCGAGCGATCGCTGATGGCCTACCCTTTCTTCGCGCTGACCAAGACGGCCTGGAAAAAGTCGCTGGTCTACAAGACCGATACGGTTTCGATCGAGATCGGCCCCGGCCCTCGCGGTGTTGCAACCATCTACGACAAGGAAGTTCTGCTCTACATCGCCAGCTTGCTGGCGGCAAAATCCGATGCCGGCGAGCCCGTCTCGCAGGACTTCTATTTTACCGCACACGACCTGTTTCGCGTGACCGGCGTGAACAGCTCTTCGCGATCTTACACGCGGCTTTCCGACGCGCTGGAGCGCCTGCAAGGCACTCAGATTAAAACGAATATTGAGGCAGGAGGTGAAGGCGAGACCGGCTTCTTCTCCTGGCTCTCCGAGGCCCGGCTACAATACACCAAGACCAAATCTGGGGATCAGCGGCTCAAGGCCGTCAGGGTCCGTCTGTGTGATTGGCTCTACCGCGCGATCCTGCGCGACCGTGAGGTTCTGGGCTATTCGCCCACCTATTTCCAGATCGGTCCCGTTGAGCGGCGTCTCTACGAGGTCGCCCGCGCGAGCTGCGCGCCAGGGCCGGTCGAAATGGATATTGAGGAGCTGCGGCTTCAGCTCGGCTATCAGAACTCCCTCAAGCATTTTCGGCACGCGCTCAAAAAGATCGCGGATGAGGATACGATCCCGGACTACCGGATCACGATGAGCGAAAGTGCCGTCAATACAGAGGCAAAGCGTCCAGGACGCCGCGCGGGGCTCACCAAAGTCACGATTTTGCCGAAAAACTCGGAGCCGACGTGCTGA
- a CDS encoding helix-turn-helix domain-containing protein — MTIVAFLAETPGSATIEEQKAQVDPDDFVVVAEHRSFSQLADLLAQAGSPLQAGDRIKIHALNCLGLSTDMLVRSFSKLLQAGVDIELASPPLVIEAGQTGSHLLIDALDGHYRHIHGLKTHPTERGSKGRRPVLTPEQIPLIRARMAEPGVTASIVAKELGIGRSTLFGYLERFERDGGLDRDHEIGKGSAQDAGDQGHISESDAG, encoded by the coding sequence TTGACTATTGTTGCTTTTCTCGCCGAGACACCCGGATCGGCGACAATCGAAGAACAGAAAGCCCAGGTTGACCCGGACGATTTTGTTGTTGTCGCGGAGCACCGGAGCTTTAGCCAATTGGCCGATCTGCTTGCCCAGGCTGGATCGCCTCTTCAGGCTGGCGATCGGATCAAGATCCATGCGCTCAACTGCCTGGGCCTCTCCACCGACATGCTGGTCCGCTCGTTTTCCAAATTGTTGCAGGCGGGGGTCGACATCGAGTTGGCGAGCCCGCCACTGGTTATCGAGGCCGGGCAAACAGGCAGCCATCTGTTGATCGATGCTCTGGATGGACACTACCGGCATATCCATGGCCTCAAGACGCATCCAACCGAGCGCGGCTCAAAAGGGCGTCGTCCGGTTTTGACCCCTGAGCAGATCCCCTTGATCCGTGCCCGTATGGCTGAGCCAGGGGTGACAGCTTCCATTGTCGCGAAGGAATTGGGGATCGGCCGATCAACCCTATTCGGCTATCTCGAACGCTTCGAACGCGATGGCGGCCTCGATCGGGATCATGAGATTGGCAAGGGGAGTGCCCAGGACGCTGGCGATCAGGGCCATATCTCTGAGAGTGATGCGGGCTAA